From the genome of Nicotiana sylvestris chromosome 2, ASM39365v2, whole genome shotgun sequence, one region includes:
- the LOC104225500 gene encoding uncharacterized protein codes for MGICSSYESTSVATVKLILHDGRLQEFSYPVKASYLLQNDPTIFICNSDEMDFGDVVSAISAEEELQLGQLYFALPLSRLKCRLQAEEMAALAVKASSALNNSGDGEKCLILFEKGGGKFSKKVVDNSGSRGRNNRGGSARRKKFTAKLSAINE; via the coding sequence ATGGGCATATGCAGTTCATACGAATCGACATCAGTTGCTACTGTCAAATTAATACTACATGACGGAAGGTTACAAGAGTTCTCTTATCCAGTGAAGGCTTCATACTTGTTACAAAATGACCCTACAATCTTTATTTGTAACTCCGACGAAATGGATTTCGGAGACGTAGTTTCTGCCATTAGTGCCGAAGAAGAGCTTCAACTAGGTCAACTATATTTTGCTCTGCCTTTGAGCCGACTGAAATGTAGGCTTCAGGCTGAGGAAATGGCTGCATTAGCTGTGAAGGCTAGTTCTGCGTTAAATAATAGTGGTGACGGTGAGAAATGTTTAATTCTATTTGAAAAAGGTGGTGGAAAATTTTCCAAGAAAGTGGTGGATAACAGTGGTTCTAGAGGGAGAAACAATCGGGGTGGCAGCGCCAGGAGAAAGAAGTTCACGGCGAAGTTGAGTGCAATAAATGAGTAG